One window from the genome of Haladaptatus paucihalophilus DX253 encodes:
- a CDS encoding gamma carbonic anhydrase family protein: MVRTYGFEGGEPSVHEDAHVCREATVVGDVEIGADASVWPGAVLRGDVAPVRVGRESHVGDNAVLHASTVGDRVMVGHGAVLNDAEVGDGSLVGFNATINSDVRIGERSIVAAGTVTLESADIPPESFVRGIPARVTPLSETTIDAEEIFESYSSGEYTGLAKRHGALFE; this comes from the coding sequence ATGGTTCGAACGTACGGGTTCGAAGGGGGTGAGCCGTCGGTGCACGAGGACGCCCACGTCTGCCGGGAGGCGACCGTGGTGGGGGACGTCGAAATCGGGGCCGACGCGAGCGTCTGGCCCGGTGCCGTCCTCCGAGGTGACGTGGCACCGGTGCGCGTCGGCCGGGAGTCGCACGTCGGAGACAACGCGGTCCTGCACGCCTCGACGGTCGGCGACCGGGTGATGGTCGGTCACGGCGCGGTGTTGAACGACGCGGAGGTCGGCGACGGGTCGCTCGTCGGGTTCAACGCGACGATAAACAGCGACGTTCGAATCGGCGAGCGGAGCATCGTCGCGGCCGGGACCGTGACGCTCGAATCGGCCGATATTCCGCCGGAGTCGTTCGTTCGGGGGATTCCCGCGCGGGTGACGCCGCTGTCGGAGACGACCATCGACGCGGAGGAAATCTTCGAGTCGTACTCCTCCGGGGAGTACACCGGGCTTGCGAAGCGCCACGGTGCGCTGTTCGAGTAG
- a CDS encoding DUF7351 domain-containing protein, with product MYEHALFKIQCPGCSYLYEYDFTPPGVLHGDDGSIVAQASEYNRSVRLAFARGVCHLCGNSVDTTFVEPSETGYPRPDKRAVCINRSCDRCNHRNYLRLGEALLGNPALISFCHERGLDVTATPIWKLEFAATDRHVTVRSTDPWEVALRVSLDGDTLELVVDEELSVVEHSIS from the coding sequence ATGTACGAACACGCCCTGTTCAAGATACAGTGTCCGGGCTGTTCGTACCTGTACGAGTACGACTTCACGCCCCCCGGCGTCCTGCACGGCGACGACGGGAGCATCGTCGCACAGGCCAGCGAGTACAACCGGTCGGTTCGCCTCGCGTTCGCGCGGGGGGTCTGTCACCTCTGTGGAAATTCGGTGGACACGACGTTCGTCGAGCCGTCCGAGACGGGCTATCCGCGCCCCGACAAGCGCGCGGTGTGCATCAACCGCTCGTGTGACCGCTGTAATCACCGGAACTACTTGCGGCTCGGCGAAGCCCTCCTCGGAAACCCCGCTCTCATCTCGTTCTGCCACGAGCGAGGTCTCGACGTGACGGCGACGCCCATCTGGAAGCTCGAATTCGCCGCGACCGACCGCCACGTGACCGTCCGCTCCACGGACCCGTGGGAAGTCGCGCTTCGCGTTTCCCTCGACGGCGACACGCTCGAACTCGTCGTGGACGAGGAACTGAGCGTCGTTGAACACTCGATTTCGTAA
- a CDS encoding nicotinate phosphoribosyltransferase, whose product MVGTNADDEDRFGYVTPENLGLFTDLYELTMLQGYHAADHDPQATFSLFFRRLPTDRGFVVAAGLEQALTYIETLSFGERAIDYLRNRGFDEDFLARLADFEFTGRVRALPEGTPVFPDEPLLEVTAPIFEAQLFETLVLNQVGFQTLVATKAARMREAVERYGDDQSLVDFGSRRAHGTDAGMKAARAAVIGGFDGTSLVAAGEAFSLPVYGTMAHSWVQSFENEREAFETFLEQYHEDTILLVDTYDTVEGAKLAMDVAENHDAEVGVRLDSGDLAPLSNEVAEIVDGRPIFVSSGMDEYKIADFLRDGGVATGFGPGTALTTSRDAPSLDLVYKLTEIERDGEMRPSMKLSSGKVTYPGAKSVRRVGDGGYEKDVLALRGEDVAGEEQLVTIFEDGDRVADSPELGAIADRAGTRRRKLPDDCRELRSPGTYPVEISDGLRQLTNDVEAELEAR is encoded by the coding sequence ATGGTGGGGACCAACGCGGACGACGAGGACCGATTCGGCTACGTCACGCCCGAGAATCTGGGACTGTTCACCGACCTCTACGAGCTGACGATGTTGCAGGGCTATCACGCCGCGGACCACGACCCGCAAGCGACGTTCAGCCTCTTCTTCCGCCGACTTCCGACGGACAGGGGCTTCGTCGTCGCGGCCGGGTTGGAACAGGCGTTGACGTACATCGAGACCCTCTCGTTCGGCGAGCGAGCCATCGACTATCTTCGAAATCGCGGATTCGACGAGGACTTCCTCGCTCGACTCGCGGACTTCGAGTTCACGGGACGGGTGCGCGCGCTCCCCGAGGGGACGCCGGTCTTCCCCGACGAACCCCTGCTGGAGGTGACCGCACCCATCTTCGAGGCCCAGTTGTTCGAGACGCTGGTGTTGAATCAGGTCGGCTTTCAGACCCTCGTGGCGACGAAAGCCGCCCGGATGCGCGAGGCCGTCGAACGTTACGGCGACGACCAGTCGCTCGTCGATTTCGGTTCCCGACGCGCCCACGGTACCGACGCCGGGATGAAAGCCGCCCGCGCCGCCGTCATCGGCGGCTTCGACGGTACCTCGCTCGTGGCGGCCGGAGAGGCGTTCTCGCTCCCCGTTTACGGGACGATGGCCCACTCGTGGGTCCAGAGTTTCGAGAACGAACGGGAGGCGTTCGAGACGTTCCTCGAACAGTATCACGAGGACACGATTCTGCTCGTGGACACCTACGATACCGTCGAGGGCGCGAAACTGGCGATGGACGTGGCGGAAAACCACGATGCCGAAGTCGGCGTGCGCCTCGATTCGGGCGACCTCGCCCCGCTCTCGAATGAGGTCGCGGAAATCGTCGACGGCCGACCCATCTTCGTCTCCTCGGGCATGGACGAGTACAAAATCGCGGACTTCCTCCGGGACGGCGGCGTGGCGACCGGGTTCGGTCCCGGCACCGCGCTGACGACGAGCAGGGACGCCCCGTCGCTCGACCTCGTGTACAAACTCACGGAAATCGAGCGCGACGGCGAGATGCGCCCGAGCATGAAACTGTCGTCGGGCAAGGTCACGTACCCCGGCGCGAAGAGCGTTCGCCGCGTCGGAGACGGCGGCTACGAGAAGGACGTGCTCGCGTTGCGCGGCGAGGACGTCGCGGGCGAGGAACAACTCGTCACCATCTTCGAGGACGGGGACAGGGTGGCCGACTCGCCCGAACTCGGCGCGATTGCGGACCGGGCGGGGACGCGCCGTCGAAAACTGCCCGACGACTGCCGCGAATTGCGCTCCCCCGGCACCTATCCGGTCGAAATCAGCGACGGCCTCCGTCAGTTGACGAACGACGTGGAAGCCGAACTGGAAGCGCGGTGA
- the rbcL gene encoding type III ribulose-bisphosphate carboxylase yields the protein MPGIKYEDFLDLGYTPAESELVCTFHVEPAADMDMEDAASRVASESSNGTWAELQVEGSITDLSATTFSIEGNEVKVAYPDALFEDGSMPQVLSCIAGNIMGMKAVERIRLLDCDWPEPLTTSFPGPQFGSGVRNEIFDAGERPITATVPKPKVGLSTDQHAQIGYEAWVGGLDLLKDDENLTDQEFNPFADRLTQSLAMRDDAQDETGEKKSYLVNITADTNTMLERADMVAEQGCEYVMVDVITTGWGAVQSVRERCEELGLAIHAHRAMHAAFDRIPSHGVSMRVLAQIARICGVDQLHTGTADLGKLENEDTVGINEWLYSDLYGMNDVLPVASGGLHPGLVAELIDREGTNICIQAGGGVHGHPDGTRAGAAALRQSVDATVADIPLEAYAEDHPELKVALDKWGTETPR from the coding sequence ATGCCCGGCATAAAGTACGAGGACTTCCTCGACCTCGGATACACCCCCGCCGAATCGGAACTCGTCTGCACCTTCCACGTCGAACCGGCCGCCGACATGGACATGGAGGACGCGGCGAGCCGCGTCGCCAGCGAGAGTTCGAACGGGACGTGGGCCGAACTCCAAGTCGAAGGGAGCATCACCGACTTGAGCGCCACGACGTTCAGCATCGAGGGGAACGAAGTGAAAGTCGCCTACCCGGACGCACTGTTCGAGGACGGGAGCATGCCACAGGTACTCTCCTGCATCGCGGGCAACATCATGGGCATGAAGGCCGTCGAGCGGATTCGCCTGCTCGATTGCGACTGGCCCGAACCGCTCACCACCTCCTTCCCCGGCCCGCAGTTCGGCAGCGGCGTTCGAAACGAGATTTTCGACGCGGGCGAGCGACCCATCACCGCCACGGTCCCCAAGCCCAAGGTCGGCCTCTCGACCGACCAGCACGCCCAAATCGGCTACGAGGCGTGGGTCGGCGGCCTCGACCTACTGAAGGACGACGAGAACCTCACCGACCAAGAGTTCAACCCCTTCGCCGACCGCCTCACCCAGAGCCTCGCCATGCGGGACGACGCACAGGACGAGACGGGCGAGAAGAAGAGCTACCTCGTCAACATCACGGCGGACACGAACACCATGCTCGAACGCGCCGACATGGTGGCCGAACAGGGCTGTGAGTACGTGATGGTGGACGTCATCACGACCGGCTGGGGCGCCGTCCAGAGCGTCCGCGAGCGCTGTGAGGAACTCGGCCTCGCCATCCACGCCCACCGCGCGATGCACGCCGCGTTCGACCGTATTCCGAGCCACGGCGTCTCGATGCGCGTCCTCGCGCAAATCGCCCGCATCTGCGGCGTGGACCAACTCCACACCGGCACCGCCGACCTCGGCAAACTCGAAAACGAGGACACGGTGGGTATCAACGAGTGGCTCTACTCCGACCTCTACGGTATGAACGACGTGCTCCCCGTCGCCTCCGGCGGCCTGCACCCCGGCCTCGTCGCCGAACTTATCGACCGCGAGGGGACGAACATCTGCATCCAGGCGGGCGGCGGCGTCCACGGCCACCCCGACGGCACCCGCGCGGGCGCGGCCGCGCTCCGCCAATCCGTCGATGCCACGGTGGCGGACATCCCGCTCGAAGCGTACGCCGAGGACCACCCCGAACTGAAAGTCGCCCTCGACAAGTGGGGCACCGAGACGCCGCGCTAG
- a CDS encoding AIR synthase family protein, whose amino-acid sequence MIGKLDPEHLALVVSRTGASDEAVSVGPGYGEDAAAIEVGERTLVVSSDPLSLARERLGTLAVNVASNDVACSGADPRWLTNVVFLPDDDRETLDVVTRQIDEAATELDIAIVGGHSEYAPDLSRPMVTMTCMGLADEFVPTGGAEPGDRLILTKGAGIEGTAILATDFRAEVGPAAERGESFFEEISVAEDARHLREYAHAMHDPTEGGVVTGLLEMAEASGVRLEVARDDVPVRDATRDLCDTMGVDPLRIFGSGALLAAVPEGSVEEALDAVRGAGIPAAVVGRVVEGDGALALDDAEVTDPPRDELYALWE is encoded by the coding sequence ATGATCGGTAAACTCGACCCTGAGCACCTCGCGCTCGTCGTCTCCCGAACCGGCGCGAGCGACGAGGCCGTCTCCGTGGGTCCCGGCTACGGCGAGGACGCCGCCGCAATCGAGGTGGGAGAACGAACGCTCGTCGTCAGTTCCGACCCGCTCTCGTTGGCCCGCGAACGACTCGGCACGCTCGCGGTCAACGTCGCCAGCAACGACGTGGCCTGCTCCGGAGCCGACCCGCGATGGCTGACGAACGTCGTCTTCCTCCCCGACGACGACCGGGAGACGCTGGACGTCGTGACCCGACAGATAGACGAGGCGGCGACCGAACTCGACATCGCCATCGTCGGCGGCCACTCCGAGTACGCGCCCGACCTCTCGCGGCCGATGGTCACGATGACTTGCATGGGACTCGCCGACGAGTTCGTCCCGACCGGCGGGGCGGAACCGGGCGACCGACTGATTCTGACGAAGGGTGCCGGAATCGAGGGCACGGCCATCCTCGCCACCGACTTCCGCGCGGAAGTCGGCCCAGCGGCCGAACGCGGCGAATCGTTCTTCGAGGAAATCAGCGTCGCCGAGGACGCCCGCCACCTCCGCGAGTACGCCCACGCCATGCACGACCCGACGGAGGGGGGCGTGGTCACCGGACTGTTGGAGATGGCGGAAGCTTCCGGCGTGCGCCTCGAAGTCGCCCGCGACGACGTGCCGGTCCGGGACGCGACCCGCGACCTCTGTGACACCATGGGCGTGGACCCGCTCCGCATCTTCGGGTCCGGGGCGCTCCTCGCGGCGGTCCCCGAAGGGTCGGTCGAGGAGGCGCTCGACGCGGTTCGAGGGGCCGGAATCCCGGCCGCCGTCGTCGGGCGCGTCGTCGAAGGCGACGGCGCGCTCGCGCTGGACGACGCGGAAGTCACCGACCCGCCGCGGGACGAGTTGTACGCCCTCTGGGAGTAG
- the gfo6 gene encoding D-xylose 1-dehydrogenase Gfo6 encodes MTLADHLDDFTRRDWETATDSDERVRFALVGLGWFTTEMVVPALRDSDRCEIGALVSGSAEKAVRLRDETGAARALSYEEFHAGEGVDAYDAVYIATPNATHLEFAETAADLGKAVLCEKPMEVSAARAERLVEVCDEAGVQLMVGYRMHVNPAVRRMRDLVREGFVGDPVLVEGSMCQNVFEQITPDPNQWRLDADLAGGSALIDLGIYPLNTARFVLDSDPVSAQGTTRSPHEHFAGVDQHVSFEVAFDNGVTAACVASQYAQKGSEFSVTGTEGKLTLSPAFFGEAQLTVERGDAAAAFSVAPVNEEREEFDYFADRLLADRDPGPDGAHGLVDMRTIEAIYESAETGERVAVER; translated from the coding sequence ATGACGCTCGCAGACCATCTCGACGACTTCACCCGGCGCGATTGGGAGACCGCGACCGACTCGGACGAACGAGTTCGCTTCGCGCTCGTCGGCCTCGGCTGGTTCACGACGGAGATGGTCGTCCCGGCCCTTCGGGACAGCGACCGCTGTGAAATCGGGGCGCTCGTCAGCGGCTCGGCGGAAAAGGCCGTTCGACTCCGCGACGAAACGGGGGCCGCCCGCGCGTTGAGTTACGAGGAATTCCACGCGGGGGAAGGCGTGGACGCGTACGACGCGGTGTACATCGCCACGCCGAACGCGACACACCTCGAATTCGCGGAGACGGCGGCCGACCTCGGCAAGGCCGTTTTGTGCGAGAAACCGATGGAGGTCTCGGCCGCGCGAGCGGAGCGGTTGGTCGAGGTCTGTGACGAGGCCGGGGTGCAGTTGATGGTCGGCTACCGGATGCACGTGAATCCGGCCGTCCGGCGGATGCGCGACCTCGTGCGGGAAGGATTCGTCGGCGACCCCGTACTGGTCGAGGGGTCGATGTGCCAGAACGTCTTCGAGCAGATAACGCCCGACCCGAACCAGTGGCGACTCGACGCCGACCTCGCCGGTGGCTCGGCGCTCATCGACCTCGGTATCTATCCGCTGAACACCGCCCGATTCGTCCTCGATTCCGACCCGGTGAGCGCGCAGGGGACGACGCGGAGTCCGCACGAACACTTCGCCGGGGTGGACCAACACGTCTCGTTCGAGGTCGCGTTCGACAACGGCGTCACCGCGGCCTGCGTCGCCAGCCAGTACGCCCAGAAGGGAAGCGAGTTCTCGGTGACGGGGACCGAGGGAAAACTGACGCTCTCCCCGGCGTTCTTCGGCGAGGCCCAGTTGACGGTCGAACGCGGCGACGCGGCGGCCGCGTTCTCGGTCGCGCCCGTGAACGAGGAACGGGAGGAGTTCGACTACTTCGCCGACCGTTTGCTCGCCGACCGCGACCCCGGACCAGACGGCGCGCACGGACTGGTCGATATGCGAACCATCGAAGCCATCTACGAGTCGGCGGAAACCGGCGAGCGCGTGGCGGTCGAACGCTAA
- the thsA gene encoding thermosome subunit alpha: MQTGPVLILGEEAQRTSGRDAREMNVTAGRAVAEAVRTTLGPRGMDKMLVDSMGDVVVTNDGVTILTEMDIEHPAATMVVEAAETQEDETGDGTTTAVILAGDLLRRAEELLEQGVHPTTVARGYRQASREASRVLESAAHPVEESGLLVEIAQTAMTGKGAEAAKQALSEIVVQAVRAVRDDESDDIDLSNVTVETVVGGAISGSELVEGVVVDKQRVNDDMPWHVEDATIALVDTPIEVQETEADTAVSVTDPDQLQEFLDREEAQLREMVDRIVDSGANVVVCQKGIDDLAQHFLAQEGILAVRRAKQSDVNHLARATDGRVVSSLDDIDPDDLGHAGLVAERDVAGDTRIFVEGCDNPRSVTLLLRGGTEHVVEEVERAVHDSLGVVRVALLDGRVLPGGGAPETALALALREYADGVGGREQLAVEAFADAMEAIPRTLAENAGVSPVDGITELRSRHDAGEESAGMNAETGDVVDMLDAGVVEPLRVKTQAIQSATDVAELLLRIDDVISAGDLGGSEDEAGAPEMGGMGGMGGMGGMM; encoded by the coding sequence ATGCAGACCGGACCGGTCCTGATACTGGGGGAGGAGGCACAGCGAACGAGCGGACGCGACGCCCGCGAGATGAACGTCACCGCCGGGCGAGCGGTCGCAGAGGCGGTACGCACCACGCTCGGCCCGCGAGGAATGGACAAGATGCTCGTCGATTCGATGGGCGACGTCGTCGTCACCAACGACGGCGTGACAATCCTCACGGAGATGGACATCGAACATCCGGCGGCGACGATGGTCGTCGAAGCCGCCGAAACCCAAGAGGACGAGACGGGGGACGGGACGACAACGGCGGTCATCCTCGCCGGGGACCTGCTTCGCCGGGCGGAGGAACTGCTCGAACAGGGCGTCCATCCGACCACGGTCGCGCGGGGCTACCGACAAGCGAGCAGGGAAGCGTCACGGGTACTCGAATCGGCGGCGCATCCGGTCGAAGAGAGCGGCCTGCTCGTCGAAATCGCTCAGACGGCGATGACGGGGAAGGGGGCCGAAGCGGCCAAACAGGCACTCTCGGAAATCGTCGTGCAGGCGGTTCGCGCGGTCCGGGACGACGAGAGCGACGACATCGACCTCTCGAACGTCACCGTGGAGACGGTCGTCGGGGGAGCCATCTCGGGATCGGAACTCGTGGAGGGCGTCGTGGTGGACAAGCAGCGCGTGAACGACGACATGCCGTGGCACGTCGAGGACGCCACCATCGCGCTGGTCGATACGCCCATCGAGGTGCAGGAGACGGAGGCGGATACGGCGGTCAGCGTCACCGACCCGGACCAACTCCAGGAGTTCCTCGACCGTGAGGAGGCACAACTCCGGGAGATGGTCGATAGAATCGTCGACAGCGGCGCGAACGTCGTCGTCTGCCAGAAGGGCATCGACGACCTCGCACAGCACTTCCTCGCACAGGAGGGCATCCTCGCCGTTCGCCGTGCGAAACAGAGCGACGTGAACCACCTCGCGCGGGCAACGGACGGCCGCGTCGTCTCCAGCCTCGACGACATCGACCCCGACGACCTCGGGCACGCCGGACTCGTGGCCGAACGCGACGTGGCGGGGGACACCCGGATTTTCGTCGAGGGGTGTGACAACCCGCGAAGCGTCACCCTGCTCCTCCGCGGCGGCACCGAACACGTCGTCGAGGAGGTCGAGCGGGCCGTTCACGACAGCCTCGGCGTCGTCCGCGTGGCCCTGCTGGACGGGCGGGTGTTACCGGGCGGCGGCGCACCCGAAACCGCGCTCGCGCTCGCCCTCCGGGAGTATGCGGACGGCGTGGGAGGTCGGGAACAACTCGCGGTCGAGGCGTTCGCCGACGCGATGGAGGCGATTCCCCGCACGTTGGCCGAAAACGCGGGCGTCAGCCCCGTCGATGGAATCACGGAGCTCCGAAGTCGGCACGACGCCGGGGAGGAGAGCGCCGGAATGAACGCCGAAACCGGCGACGTCGTGGACATGCTCGACGCGGGCGTGGTCGAACCCCTCCGCGTCAAGACCCAAGCCATCCAGAGCGCGACCGACGTTGCCGAACTCCTGTTGCGCATCGACGACGTGATTTCCGCGGGCGACCTCGGAGGGAGCGAGGACGAAGCGGGCGCCCCCGAGATGGGTGGCATGGGCGGTATGGGAGGAATGGGCGGTATGATGTAG
- a CDS encoding alpha,alpha-trehalose-phosphate synthase (UDP-forming) gives MNKTVDGTVSDTEEREAVSATPPFGDRELVLVSNREPYVHERDDDGISVARPAGGLTSALDPMMASTGGTWVAWGSGDGDEEMSDENGCVRVPPESPSYELKRVALSEEQVTNYYYGYSNQVLWPLCHSDIAKMTPKPEFWRHYREANERFADAIRERVDPSEAVVWFQDYHFALAPRLIRESAPDAFCMQFWHIPWPSWDVFRSCPEHDELLDGLLANDLLGFHTDRYCRNFLDCASKALGADVNRETGVIRYDGRTVRVESFPLGIDAVERRRLAGSAEADEAWESLRDAYPLGAERLALGVDRLDYTKGIEQRLTALERLWEERPEWRGRVTYVQKASESRSRINDYQRVQATVTGEIERINERFGTDAWRPIVYIDDRLSTAELAALYREADVGLVSSLRDGMNLVAKEFVASQVDDPGVLVLSELVGAHEELGEAAMTVHPNDAEAFTDGIERALTMDRPERSNRMTQLQAEVEENDIEAWKNDVLRHAGEVLNRKRRADRDGA, from the coding sequence ATGAACAAAACCGTTGACGGTACCGTCTCCGATACGGAGGAGCGGGAGGCCGTTTCCGCGACACCGCCGTTCGGAGACCGAGAATTGGTCCTCGTATCCAACAGGGAACCATACGTGCACGAACGCGACGACGACGGCATCAGCGTCGCCCGTCCAGCGGGTGGCCTGACCTCCGCGCTCGACCCGATGATGGCGAGCACGGGCGGGACGTGGGTCGCGTGGGGGAGCGGCGACGGCGACGAGGAGATGAGCGACGAGAACGGGTGCGTTCGCGTCCCCCCGGAGTCACCCTCCTACGAGCTGAAGCGCGTCGCCCTCTCGGAGGAACAGGTGACCAACTACTACTACGGCTACAGCAATCAGGTGTTGTGGCCCCTCTGTCACTCGGACATCGCCAAGATGACGCCGAAACCGGAGTTCTGGCGACACTACCGCGAGGCGAACGAGCGCTTCGCGGACGCGATACGGGAGCGGGTGGACCCGTCGGAAGCGGTCGTCTGGTTTCAGGATTACCACTTCGCACTCGCGCCACGGCTGATCCGCGAGTCGGCACCCGATGCGTTCTGCATGCAGTTCTGGCACATTCCGTGGCCGTCGTGGGACGTGTTTCGAAGTTGCCCGGAACACGACGAACTCCTCGACGGGTTGCTGGCGAACGACCTGCTCGGCTTCCACACCGACCGCTACTGCCGGAATTTCCTCGACTGCGCCTCGAAAGCGTTGGGCGCGGACGTGAACCGCGAAACGGGAGTGATTCGCTACGACGGGCGAACGGTTCGCGTCGAGTCCTTCCCGCTCGGCATCGACGCCGTGGAGCGACGACGGCTCGCGGGGTCGGCGGAGGCTGACGAAGCGTGGGAATCCCTCCGGGACGCGTACCCGCTCGGGGCGGAGCGGTTGGCGCTCGGCGTCGATAGACTCGATTACACGAAGGGAATCGAACAGCGGCTGACCGCCCTCGAACGGCTCTGGGAGGAGCGACCGGAGTGGCGCGGACGGGTCACGTACGTCCAGAAGGCGAGCGAGAGCCGGAGCCGAATCAACGACTATCAGCGCGTCCAAGCGACCGTGACGGGGGAAATCGAGCGAATAAACGAGCGATTTGGAACGGACGCGTGGCGACCCATCGTGTACATCGACGACCGACTCTCGACGGCCGAACTGGCCGCCCTGTACCGAGAAGCGGACGTGGGGCTCGTGAGTTCCCTCCGTGACGGGATGAACCTCGTGGCGAAGGAGTTCGTCGCCTCGCAAGTGGACGACCCCGGCGTGTTGGTCCTCAGCGAACTCGTCGGCGCACACGAGGAACTCGGAGAGGCGGCGATGACGGTGCATCCGAACGACGCCGAAGCGTTCACGGACGGCATCGAGCGAGCGCTGACGATGGACCGCCCGGAACGGTCGAACCGCATGACGCAGCTGCAAGCCGAGGTCGAAGAGAACGACATCGAGGCGTGGAAGAACGACGTGCTCCGGCACGCCGGAGAGGTCTTGAACCGGAAGCGACGTGCGGACCGCGACGGCGCGTGA
- a CDS encoding arylamine N-acetyltransferase family protein, producing MNHERYCARIGLDPSSVRDADLETLARLQRAHVTTVPFENVAITGDPFGNREGAGVSLAADDCYDKIVENRRGGFCFELNGLFGDFLAELGFDVSRRAAMMLSDGEARPPANHLTNVVTLDRPYVVDVGMGVPTMRRPLPLDGDATRDGIGVEWRTVESDRPDSDYATQFRDSPAENPEWKTRYVFRDVPRERSYFEATCEYLASAPESPFTGDPVVTIATDSGHAKLTTDALTRHENGEERERSLAEAEWYDALETEFGVTDRPEATRPKR from the coding sequence ATGAATCACGAACGATACTGCGCTCGAATCGGCCTCGACCCGTCGAGCGTGCGGGACGCGGACCTCGAAACGCTCGCCCGACTGCAACGCGCGCACGTCACGACGGTCCCCTTCGAGAACGTCGCCATCACCGGCGACCCGTTCGGGAACCGCGAGGGAGCGGGCGTATCGCTCGCCGCCGATGACTGTTACGACAAAATCGTCGAGAATCGCCGCGGCGGATTCTGTTTCGAACTCAACGGTCTCTTCGGCGACTTCCTCGCCGAACTCGGGTTCGACGTGAGCCGACGCGCCGCGATGATGCTCTCGGACGGGGAGGCGCGTCCCCCCGCGAACCACCTCACGAACGTCGTCACGCTCGACCGGCCGTACGTCGTGGATGTGGGGATGGGAGTCCCGACGATGCGGCGTCCGCTCCCGCTCGACGGCGACGCGACGCGGGACGGCATCGGCGTCGAATGGCGCACCGTCGAAAGCGACCGTCCCGATTCGGACTACGCGACCCAGTTCCGGGACTCGCCAGCGGAGAATCCCGAATGGAAAACGCGGTACGTCTTCCGCGACGTCCCGAGGGAGCGGTCGTACTTCGAGGCGACGTGCGAGTACCTCGCATCCGCACCCGAGTCGCCGTTCACGGGCGACCCCGTGGTCACCATCGCGACCGATTCCGGACACGCGAAGCTCACCACCGACGCGCTGACCCGGCACGAAAACGGCGAGGAGCGCGAGCGATCGCTCGCCGAGGCAGAGTGGTACGACGCGCTCGAAACCGAGTTCGGCGTGACCGACCGTCCCGAGGCGACACGCCCCAAACGCTAA
- a CDS encoding NADPH-dependent FMN reductase, producing MEPDTHVVALCGSLRDESGTRAALGTALDAAEAAGAVTTLVDLRTYDLPLVDADEASPADAESLRRTLRDADAILLGTPMYHGSYSSPLKTALDYCGFEEFEDKTVGLLAVSGGRFPTSALEHLRSVCRALNAWTLPLEVGVSDADSSFADGELTDPAAAERVRRLGEHLVLFAGVEQYPEVASATIESVTGF from the coding sequence ATGGAACCCGATACTCACGTCGTCGCGCTGTGCGGGAGTTTGCGCGACGAAAGCGGAACGCGGGCCGCCCTCGGGACGGCACTCGACGCGGCGGAAGCGGCCGGTGCGGTGACGACGCTCGTGGACTTGCGCACCTACGACCTGCCGCTGGTGGACGCGGACGAAGCGTCCCCGGCAGACGCCGAATCGCTTCGACGGACGCTCCGAGACGCCGACGCAATCTTGCTCGGCACGCCGATGTACCACGGGTCGTACTCCTCGCCGCTGAAGACGGCGCTCGACTACTGCGGCTTCGAGGAGTTCGAAGACAAGACGGTCGGGTTGCTCGCCGTGTCCGGCGGCCGGTTTCCGACGTCCGCCCTCGAACACCTTCGGTCCGTCTGCCGAGCGTTGAACGCGTGGACGCTTCCCCTCGAAGTCGGCGTCTCCGACGCGGATTCGTCGTTTGCGGACGGCGAATTGACCGACCCGGCCGCCGCGGAGCGCGTCCGTCGCCTCGGCGAACACCTCGTCCTGTTCGCCGGTGTCGAGCAGTATCCCGAGGTCGCCAGCGCGACCATCGAATCGGTCACCGGATTCTAA